A genomic region of Persephonella marina EX-H1 contains the following coding sequences:
- a CDS encoding nickel-dependent hydrogenase large subunit, with protein MGKHLVIDPITRIEGHLRIEAILDENNTVIDAYSSSTMWRGIEIIMKGRDPRDVPLLAMRICGVCTGTHYYTSTQTVEHALGIVPPKNARLVRNLIQGSLYIHDHVVHFYHLHALDWVDIVSALKADPAKAAAEAKKWANMLTDPVTGATIQPWNAGEGQFRTVQERLKKFVKAGRLGPFANAYWGNKSYKLTPEQNLVAVSHYLDALEMQREMAKLMAIFGGKNPHPQSLVVGGVTCVLDIQNPARIGQFKDILMKSREFIYRAYLPDLLMAGAVYADEALKGIGKGLGNYMAYGDFRMDDNDWYKGELLFPPGVVLNMDLSTVYDLDQSKITEDVTHSWYEYSVNQPLHPYEGQTNPKYTGFRKDGTVDPKGKYSWIKSPIYDDKRVEVGPLARMIVGYARGNERIKHYVDWLLNSGNLPVQVLFSTVGRTAARAVETALMVDVMVEWVDQLAKNVASGDLSTWTEFDFERLTKGKELKGYGLTEAPRGALGHWIKIKDGKVENYQAVVPSTWNAAPRDYKNRMGAYEASLIGTTLSDPDQPLEILRTIHSFDPCIACAVHVIDAKGKELGVYKLEPVGGACNV; from the coding sequence ATGGGGAAGCATTTAGTAATTGATCCGATCACAAGAATTGAAGGTCATCTAAGGATAGAGGCTATACTTGATGAGAATAACACGGTGATAGATGCTTACAGCTCATCCACAATGTGGCGTGGTATTGAGATCATTATGAAAGGGAGAGATCCAAGGGATGTACCTCTACTTGCTATGAGAATATGCGGTGTATGTACAGGAACACATTACTACACAAGTACACAGACTGTTGAGCATGCACTTGGAATAGTCCCACCTAAGAATGCAAGACTTGTTAGAAATCTTATACAGGGTTCACTTTATATACATGATCATGTTGTCCATTTTTATCATCTACATGCCCTTGACTGGGTTGATATAGTTTCCGCTTTAAAGGCTGATCCTGCAAAGGCTGCGGCTGAGGCTAAAAAATGGGCTAATATGCTGACAGATCCTGTCACAGGTGCTACAATTCAGCCCTGGAACGCTGGGGAAGGACAGTTCAGAACTGTTCAGGAAAGGCTTAAAAAGTTTGTGAAAGCCGGAAGACTTGGACCTTTCGCAAACGCTTACTGGGGAAATAAGTCTTACAAGCTCACACCTGAGCAAAATCTTGTTGCTGTCTCCCACTATCTTGATGCACTTGAGATGCAGAGGGAGATGGCAAAGCTTATGGCTATTTTCGGTGGTAAAAACCCACATCCACAGTCACTTGTAGTTGGTGGTGTCACATGTGTTCTTGATATACAGAACCCTGCAAGAATAGGACAGTTCAAGGATATCCTTATGAAATCAAGGGAGTTTATATACAGAGCTTACCTTCCAGATCTTTTAATGGCGGGGGCTGTTTATGCTGATGAGGCACTGAAAGGTATAGGAAAAGGTCTTGGTAATTATATGGCTTACGGTGATTTCAGAATGGATGATAATGACTGGTATAAGGGAGAGCTTTTATTCCCACCTGGTGTTGTTTTAAATATGGATCTTTCTACCGTTTATGATCTTGACCAGTCAAAGATAACAGAGGATGTAACACACAGCTGGTATGAGTACAGTGTTAATCAGCCTTTACATCCTTATGAGGGGCAGACAAATCCTAAGTATACAGGTTTCAGAAAGGACGGGACCGTTGATCCTAAAGGTAAGTACTCATGGATAAAATCACCTATATACGATGATAAAAGGGTTGAGGTCGGACCTTTAGCAAGGATGATAGTTGGTTATGCACGGGGAAATGAGAGAATAAAACATTATGTTGACTGGCTTTTAAACTCTGGAAATCTTCCGGTTCAGGTTCTTTTCTCAACAGTTGGAAGAACTGCTGCAAGGGCTGTTGAGACAGCTTTAATGGTTGATGTTATGGTTGAGTGGGTTGATCAGCTTGCTAAAAATGTTGCATCGGGTGATCTGAGCACATGGACTGAGTTTGATTTTGAAAGACTGACTAAAGGAAAAGAGCTCAAAGGATACGGTCTTACAGAGGCTCCAAGGGGAGCTCTTGGACACTGGATTAAGATAAAGGACGGAAAGGTTGAGAACTATCAGGCTGTTGTTCCATCAACATGGAATGCTGCTCCAAGGGATTATAAAAACAGAATGGGAGCTTATGAGGCATCACTTATAGGAACAACACTTTCGGATCCTGATCAGCCCCTTGAGATACTCAGAACGATACACTCATTTGATCCATGTATAGCCTGTGCAGTTCACGTTATAGATGCAAAAGGTAAAGAGCTTGGTGTTTATAAACTTGAACCTGTTGGAGGGGCCTGCAATGTATAA